CACgtgtccctttcccccccccctcaacttcTCAGACTAAACTCTCCAGCCTAGTTTATGCCCTTCATAACATTCTCTTCTTTGGGGTGAGGACTCTCTTACTTTTCTCAGAGCATCCAAGCGGCTACCCCAGGATGCCCCACTCTGGTGAAAATGGAAAACCACGAGTGTGTTTCAGAGTTTATGGGATCAGTGGCTCTCAGAAATGCCAATGATGCAAAGGACTCTCtaaccgttccccccccccaaaaaaaatactaAGTAGGCGACTCAATGGCGCATAGCAACAAGAGACAGCATAACAGAACAATAGCAAAGGCGAACATGATTTTATTCTCACACACGAGCCAGCCCTGTCGGCCCATTCCAACTGGGCATGGCCGTTTTGGAGATCATGTGCTGCCTGCATGGGCGGCCCCCTCCCGAGGCAGAGGGGCTCCCACCATCTGTGCACCCTGAAGGGTTTTCCGAGCCCCCCTTGCCTACGTAGAAATTAACAGGGAGGGGTGAAAGACAATGGCCACCCattctttgggggtgggggtagggggcTGCTCCTTGCAGGGTGGCACAAACACCGCCTCTGCCGAGGCCCGTGTGCCGGCCCCTGGGTAAGGTAAGCTAGGTCTAAAACAACAGTCTCGCAATTCAGAGATGCCGCGGGGTCTGTTTTTCCACCGTTCCTGGCTCCCCTCCAGCGGGTGAGGGTGCTATCTGTGAAACGGGGAGTGGATGGGCCTTGCACTGCAGAGTTTCTGCCCAGGGTCCCTCGGCCCTTTCTGCCCTAACCCGGCCACGTCCCTCGGATAGGTGGCGAAGAGGAGTCGGTCGTCTCGTCCCAGGGGGGCCCTCGGCAAGTGCAGCAGGGCTCTGAGGCGGCCAGCTCTTCGGACCCGGGGCCCACAGAAGGCCAGCGCCTCGTGGACCCCACTGTGAGCCAGTCGGACTCGGAGAACCGGGACCCGTCGTCCCAGGAGGAACCGGAAGTGCTCCCGCGGCGCAGAGGCCGGCCCTCCCACCGGTTCCTGGGGAAGAAATACCGCAAGTACATGGGGCGAAggtaagcggggggggggggaagcggtgCGTCTTTCCTGTCTGTGTCGGGCTCCGGCGGCTGCGCTCATGGAGGGGCCGAGGCCGGGCTGACCATCCCTGGGTCCTGAGTGACCTCGGGATCTCTTCCAGGTACTGCTACAAGTCGGCCAAGCCCTTGATGCGCCCTTACCTGTGCCGGATCTGCGGCTCCCGGTTCCTCACCCATGACGATCTGCGCTTCCACGTCAACTCGCATGAGGCCGGGGATCCCCAGCTCTTCCGCTGCCTGCAGTGCAATTACCGCTCCCGGCGCTGGTCATCTCTGAAGGCAAGCGCCCGgccggccgccccccccccccccgccgccccttcCCCTGCCGACTCCTCCTGCGGGTGCCTGGCTGGCCGGCTGAGGGCTTGGAGGCTCAGACTGGCTCTGCCTCCCTTGCAGGAGCACATGTTCAACCACGTCGGGAGGAAGCCGTACAAGTGCGAGGAGTGTGACTACACCAGCGTGTACAAGAAGGACGTCATCCGGCATTCTGTGGTGCACAATTGTGACCGGTGAGCATCGCGTGCCTCCATCCCACCGTGGCCTGATTCAGTCGGGGTCAGGGTGGGTGGAGGGAGTGGTTTCTGAGTTCCTGACAGACCCTTACGTGGACTCGGGGGGGGGTGTGGACTCCCTGGGTCCCCCCTCCCAAAGCTTTGAGCTAGCAGGTATTTCAGCCGCTTTGCTCATCCCTCTGTTCTCTTCCCTGCTTCCCCTCCTTTTAGGAAGAAGCGAGCCGACCCGGTGAGTGGGACCGCCTGAGGAATCCCTTCCGCTCCCTCCCGCGGGGGATGTGTTTCCGGCAGGCCGGAAGGCCCGTCTTGTTGTCCTTGTGGTGCCTTTCCCGGCAACCCTGTGATGGGCTGAAGGAGAGCAAGAAGCCAAGGAAttcgagggggggggggtctttcccACACAGCGGGGGGCGACAGAGAGCTTGCAGCTGCCTTTCTCAGTGGGCAGGCCCCACAGACCGATTCCTAGGGGGTGTGGGGTGGAACTCTTTCTCCCCAGCCAGCTGTGCCACCCTGATTGTGCAAGAGTGTAatctccctcttctccccctccctcaatTTCTCTCTCACGCGCCCCCCCCGGCCATCTCTAGCCCCCAAAGCAAAGTGCCTTTCCTTGCCCCGTGTGCGACCGCGTGTATCCAATGCAGAAGCGGCTCACCCAGCACATGAAGACCCACAGCAGCGAGAAGCCCCACATGTGTGACAAGGTGGGTGTGGGAGCAAAGGCAaggcacgggggtgggggggggaatgagtctCAGGGCAGAAGCACAGCCAATAAGATGTGGGCGGGGGCCCTTGCTTTCACTCTCTGGCAGTGCGGGAAGTCCTTCAAGAAGCGCTACACCTTCAAGATGCACCTGCTGACCCACATCCAGGCTGTCGCCAACCGCCGGTACTCGAGCACGGGATTGCtttgagggtgggggggggtcagggcTGCAGGAACAGCCCCGCAGAGCCGCTGAAACGTTGCTTTTCTGCCGGGCAGGTTCAAGTGTGAGTTCTGCGACCATGTCTGTGAGGACAAGAAGCTGCTTCTCAACCACCAGCTCCTGCACGTCAACGAGAAGCCCTTCCGTTGCAGCCTCTGTTCCTACGCCACCGTCCGCGAAGACTTCCTGCTCTCTCATGTGGCCGTCAAGCACACAGGTGGGGCTGGGCAGCAGGTaccggggggtgggggctgggcaggggaggggagggaaagacgGGCACCGAACACAGgcgtggggcgggggggggaatctccttcAGGACGTTCCGCAGGGCAGGTTGCAGGGCTCCATCTGAGGCCAGCTTGTGGGCCTGGGGTGACCCACATCCAGCCCATGGCTTCCGTCCCCCAgcagggagagaaagctctctgGGGAAGGCTCTGTCCCTCTCCCGCCCCCAGGAGTCCTCCCCAGAAATCGGCCGTTCCACACTGCAGGGGCAGCCACAGGGAAGATGTGATCTGTATAAAACTGGAgaaatttggggtgggtggggatttgaattcagggATGGGCAAGGTCCGTGAACACTTGCGGGCAGCCACAGAGGGTCAATCTCAAGAGGTTGCCCTCTCGGTCTCTCTGGCCCCTCAGTCTTGATGGCCGAGGCTGTAAGCAGCTGCTAGTTGTGGTGGCCGAGTGTTCCCACCTGGATTGAAGGCAGAGCACTGGCTGCTGGGGAGCGCGCGGGGCGGGTGGGCCACTCTGGCAGGGAGGAAAAGCTGGGCTTTCTGAACCGGTGGCCCAATACGGTTAGTTCCAGGGCCCTTGGGGCTCCCCGTGCAGGAGAAGCGGAGCCAGTAAAGGAAACGGCGGTCAGGAGGTGACCTGGCCCGAGCAAGGCCGTCCACAGCAGGACCTTCAGAAAGGTCTCGATTCATGGGGTCACCCTGAGTCTGGCTGGCACCTGACGACAGCcgtggggggagagaagggccAGGTCtttgcggggggaggggggaggcagccaTTCCTCCCGGCCCTTCAGATCCCGGCCGGCCGGACCTTTGGGCAGCCACAAAGCCCTTGGCCTTTGCCCTTTGCAGGGGGGAAGCCGTTTGCCTGTGAGTTCTGCCACTTCACCACCAAGCACAAGAAGAACCTGCGCCTCCACATCCAGTGCCGGCACGCAGAGCACTTCGAGGAGTGGGTGCACCGCCACCCCGAGGAGCCCCCCTGCCGGCGCCGACCCTTCTTCACCCTTCAGCAGATTGAGGAGCTGAAGCAGCAGCACAGCCAGGGCCAGGCGGCCGTCGACATGGCGGCGGGGGCCCACCCTTCTGTGAGTGTCCCCCAACCcctgccacccaccccaccccaccctacctgTTGCcttgtgccccccctccccactccacctGCTTTCAGCTGGTTGTCTTTAGCAGGTTGCCTACCAGCCTGCACAGAGCCCACCTCCCCCGGAGACCCCCGTCCTTGCCCAGGAGCCTCTGGAGGGAGCAACCATCATCTATGAGCCAGGTGTGTTCTCATCTGGGAAGGGGCAATAAATACTGGGAGGCTTTCAgctggtgggagggagggggctgccgGGCCATGCACCCACCCCCAGCCAACCCTCCAGGGGAGAAAGCCATACTCCTCCgagtccggggggggggtgtgtgccTGTATCTTGGCCAGTCAGCCTTGGCCTGGTTGGTAGAGAAGGACCTCGCTGGCCAGGGGTTGCTCTCTTGCCCCAGTGAGAAGCCCCCTTGCTCTCTGGATCCAACACGGCGCGCGGGCTCCTTCCTCCGCCCACTGGGCCGAGGGCTTGGTCTCCCTTGCTTtagtcctctctccctctctcgaaCCGCTTCCCGGATGTCCTCGGCTCTCTCGGCCCTTTGTCCGATTGTTCCTGGATTGGGGTGTCAGAGGGGTGGCGTTTTCGTTCAGCTGGCTGATGGTCACCGATCCTGCCTGTGTGAGAAAGGACGGGTGTCTGGAGCCACACACCCCCAGAGGCCTGGCCGCCTGAGTGGCCTGTGCTTTCGAAGCCATGGTGCTCTTCCCTGTAGGTGACTGTGAGATGGGGGGAGCCTTGGGGGGGGGCGTTGTATCTGACAGTCTCTTCTCCCTCTTCTGGCCAGATGTGGAGGGCTCGGCTGAACTGGCCACGCAGACGGCGCTGGACCTTTTGCTGAACATGAGCAGCCAGCGAGAGCTGCCTGGTGGCAGCACCTTGGAGGTGAGGCTGGCCGGTCGGGTTCCCCACCCTCTCCCTGGCGCTGGATCTGGCTTGGCCCAAGCGAGGCTCTGCTTGGCCAGTCACCCGATGCGGCCTCGTCCTTGCAGGTGTCTGTGGTGAAGGCGGACGGCCTGTCCAAAGCCTCGGAGCCACAGCCTGGCGGAGAGGAGGCCCCGGGCAAGGTGCTGACGCTGCATGTGATGGAGCAGAGCGAGGCCTATGCAGAGCCAGCGCTAGCGGacggcccttcctcctcctcctcctccccccagcaGGTCAACCTCCCCTTCAGCAACACGGCTGAATATAGTATCATGGCTGCCGGTGAAGAAGCAGCAGGCCACACGCTCTGTGGGTGAGCAcatgctggggaggggaggggaggggagggccctGGTTCACAATTCCCGGGCCAGAGCAAGGGAGAAGGagctgtggctgctgctgctgctgctgagggggGCGAGTCCCTGGGCTGCCTTTCCCCAAGATCCTTTCGGCTTCCTTTTCCGCGGCAGCCCTGCCAGGGTGGTTCAAGGGTCCCCTCGTAGCTGGGGGATCCGAGACAGCCATGGGGTCGTCCCCAGGCTCACTCTCCTGCTTGCTTTCTGGCAGCGAGGAGGAGAGCCCCCAAGAGGCGGAGCAGGCCGTGATCAGGGACCCGCTGAACGACGACCTCGTGAGCCCCGCCAGCGCCCCCGAGCCCAGGGAGCCCAGGCCTTCTGCCAAGGTGAGAGACAGACACGGGgtctggaggtgggggtggggggtggaccggggggTGGGCTGCTGGGACAAGCTGCCTAACGCTCGGTCTCCCCCtggcagctgagcagggagaagCTGGGCGGCGGCCAGGCCACCATCCGGTGGCCTGTCGTGCAGTGTCTGACATGGCCGGGCCGCAAAGCCATGGCCATGCTGGGCCCCGAGGATCCGGAGCCAGCCACGATGCCCGACCGGCGGACCGCCGTCCGGCGAGCTCTGTGCAGAGTCGACTCCCCCAAGCGGGTGCCGGACAAGGCGCCTGCCCCCAAGACGTTCTCCTGCAAGATCTGCTCCGAGACCTTCCCCGGCCGGGCGGAGATGGAGATCCACAAGCGGGCCCACGTGGGGCCCGGCACCTTCAAGTGCCCCGACTGCCCCTTCACCGCTGCCAGCTGGCCAGACATTCGGGTGGGTGCTCTTGGGaccctctcggggggggggagggctgggcCGGAGGAGCCCCTCCAGCGAGGGCTGGGGAAGAGGAGTGGTCTGGCCGTGCTGCCCCCTCTTGATGGGGACCCAGCAGCAGGAGGAGCGGTTGGGTTTCCTGACCAAGGAGAGgccaggaggaagggaggggggggagctgtgggggggggctctTGCCGTCCAGACAGGAAGGCCCTTTGTGGTTCCACAGCCTCTCAGGGTTAGGAAGGGAAGGACAAGCCAGGCAAGCCACTGCGACGAgcttggctgggatttctgggggAGGGGCACAGACGGGGAAACCTCTCCCAACCCAGATCCCTGATGAAGGTGGGGGCGGGAGCAGGGGAAGGGATGGGGGGGCATTTCTGCTGAGCGggctcccttctcctctcctgctGCTCCAGAGCCACCGGGAGCAACATGCCAGCCTCCGGCCCCACAAGTGTCAGCACTGCAGCTTCGCTTCCAAGAACAAGAAGGACCTGCGCCGGCACGTGCTGACCCACACCAACGAGAAGCCCTTTGCGTGCCATGTCTGTGGACAGAGGTGGGGAGAAGGGACGCCGTAGGGGGCTGGGtcgggctgggctgggctgagaGGGAGGGTCTCCCTTTCTCAGAGTGGAGCTCCCTCCTGGGGAAAGGACCCAGActcctgtggggagggggggaagggtggaGGGATCCCCCCCTTCCTGTCAAGTCTCCCACTGCCAGCACCccctgccctctccccccccccccccgccgccgccgccacggggCTCTTAGACGGCGAGATCTCTTCTCTGCAGGTTCAACCGGAATGGGCACCTCAAGTTCCACCTGCAGCGGCTGCACAACACGGAAGGGAAGGCGCTGCCTCGGGCAGCCCCCAGCACCTCCCAGACCATCATCCTGAACAGTGACGAGGAAGCTTTGGCCACCCTGCAGAGTGAGCGGCAGGGCAGGCGGGGggctttctccttccccccctccctcccccctccctccttctccccagTCATACGTGGGCATAGGCAGCACCagccatttctctttctcctcctcctcccttggcaGTGGGGCAGAGCTCAAGACAGCTCCTGCCCTTTACCCACTCCCAACTCTTTGCATTGGAGGGGGCAGAGGGGGGAGGTGCTGGGCTCCTTGCCAGCACGACTGAGAGTCTCtcttggcctctctctctctctctcccctgcccgCAACAGCCGCCCTGCAAGCTGGCCAGGCCATTTTGGC
This sequence is a window from Pogona vitticeps strain Pit_001003342236 chromosome 4, PviZW2.1, whole genome shotgun sequence. Protein-coding genes within it:
- the ZNF335 gene encoding zinc finger protein 335 isoform X4, coding for MEAENEVESSSDAAPRLGQQEEPSESGLGAETSEAVSADSSDAALLPVSLSEADDSGVGQSSDSRGVSLGEVPESSSSADAFPRVYLPDSSSVAQSTRVSSVSTVSQSVLASQSPQGLVHSSVLAEGVPVVSNSTASTSSDLGSTIDKIIESTIGPDVIQRCIAVTSEEDGGAQTTQYLILQGPDDGAPVMSRVASSALAHSLAAESPADGPTSTCAEHPVPLEAAELPPGPPDPSGEPDLDSLEELMEVVVVQQFKCKMCQYKSVSKQTLIHHMRERHFQSATATGTKRGRPRKRVLVPKTPDQGKRQQQQQEEEEEEEEDDDDIVDAGAIDDPKDDSDYNPAEDESRGRLAKLSRPLPTSSEQRLRRRPGRPRKIPRLEAPSPQEGGEEESVVSSQGGPRQVQQGSEAASSSDPGPTEGQRLVDPTVSQSDSENRDPSSQEEPEVLPRRRGRPSHRFLGKKYRKYMGRRYCYKSAKPLMRPYLCRICGSRFLTHDDLRFHVNSHEAGDPQLFRCLQCNYRSRRWSSLKEHMFNHVGRKPYKCEECDYTSVYKKDVIRHSVVHNCDRKKRADPPPKQSAFPCPVCDRVYPMQKRLTQHMKTHSSEKPHMCDKCGKSFKKRYTFKMHLLTHIQAVANRRFKCEFCDHVCEDKKLLLNHQLLHVNEKPFRCSLCSYATVREDFLLSHVAVKHTGGKPFACEFCHFTTKHKKNLRLHIQCRHAEHFEEWVHRHPEEPPCRRRPFFTLQQIEELKQQHSQGQAAVDMAAGAHPSQVAYQPAQSPPPPETPVLAQEPLEGATIIYEPDVEGSAELATQTALDLLLNMSSQRELPGGSTLEVSVVKADGLSKASEPQPGGEEAPGKVLTLHVMEQSEAYAEPALADGPSSSSSSPQQVNLPFSNTAEYSIMAAGEEAAGHTLCGEEESPQEAEQAVIRDPLNDDLVSPASAPEPREPRPSAKLSREKLGGGQATIRWPVVQCLTWPGRKAMAMLGPEDPEPATMPDRRTAVRRALCRVDSPKRVPDKAPAPKTFSCKICSETFPGRAEMEIHKRAHVGPGTFKCPDCPFTAASWPDIRSHREQHASLRPHKCQHCSFASKNKKDLRRHVLTHTNEKPFACHVCGQRFNRNGHLKFHLQRLHNTEGKALPRAAPSTSQTIILNSDEEALATLQTALQAGQAILAPERLQPAMTQEHLIMTQEQSVPSQDEATYIQEIMTTADGQMVQHLVTAENQVQYIITQDGVQPLLPHEYVVLPEGHHLQVQDGQITHIQYEESGELVQEPQIQYVPVSPGQQLLTQAQLEAAAHSAVTAVADAAMAQAQGPLSTDCSVDQIHQLQPGVHYDIITLAE
- the ZNF335 gene encoding zinc finger protein 335 isoform X3: MLPPPRGPSPPPPTGPGKVPFSLSPLLAPPPLLLSPPTGGGPRRVGGGGGGGGGIAGTTFPSLLASLPGFPLPMAGGRRDPSPPSSEETRVSGPPHTHSAPSPSPRGMGFSSPLQDPHHFHPHPRPVFSAGGARERERERDTPKISGGGGSHQVFLLLSLLSVKTPRIDPGPFLLLHPDHKGQAVTRAGHPLPTRSVMEAENEVESSSDAAPRLGQQEEPSESGLGAETSEAVSADSSDAALLPVSLSEADDSGVGQSSDSRGVSLGEVPESSSSADAFPRVYLPDSSSVAQSTRVSSVSTVSQSVLASQSPQGLVHSSVLAEGVPVVSNSTASTSSDLGSTIDKIIESTIGPDVIQRCIAVTSEEDGGAQTTQYLILQGPDDGAPVMSRVASSALAHSLAAESPADGPTSTCAEHPVPLEAAELPPGPPDPSGEPDLDSLEELMEVVVVQQFKCKMCQYKSVSKQTLIHHMRERHFQSATATGTKRGRPRKRVLVPKTPDQGKRQQQQQEEEEEEEEDDDDIVDAGAIDDPKDDSDYNPAEDESRGRLAKLSRPLPTSSEQRLRRRPGRPRKIPRLEAPSPQEGGEEESVVSSQGGPRQVQQGSEAASSSDPGPTEGQRLVDPTVSQSDSENRDPSSQEEPEVLPRRRGRPSHRFLGKKYRKYMGRRYCYKSAKPLMRPYLCRICGSRFLTHDDLRFHVNSHEAGDPQLFRCLQCNYRSRRWSSLKEHMFNHVGRKPYKCEECDYTSVYKKDVIRHSVVHNCDRKKRADPPPKQSAFPCPVCDRVYPMQKRLTQHMKTHSSEKPHMCDKCGKSFKKRYTFKMHLLTHIQAVANRRFKCEFCDHVCEDKKLLLNHQLLHVNEKPFRCSLCSYATVREDFLLSHVAVKHTGGKPFACEFCHFTTKHKKNLRLHIQCRHAEHFEEWVHRHPEEPPCRRRPFFTLQQIEELKQQHSQGQAAVDMAAGAHPSQVAYQPAQSPPPPETPVLAQEPLEGATIIYEPDVEGSAELATQTALDLLLNMSSQRELPGGSTLEVSVVKADGLSKASEPQPGGEEAPGKVLTLHVMEQSEAYAEPALADGPSSSSSSPQQVNLPFSNTAEYSIMAAGEEAAGHTLCGEEESPQEAEQAVIRDPLNDDLVSPASAPEPREPRPSAKLSREKLGGGQATIRWPVVQCLTWPGRKAMAMLGPEDPEPATMPDRRTAVRRALCRVDSPKRVPDKAPAPKTFSCKICSETFPGRAEMEIHKRAHVGPGTFKCPDCPFTAASWPDIRSHREQHASLRPHKCQHCSFASKNKKDLRRHVLTHTNEKPFACHVCGQRFNRNGHLKFHLQRLHNTEGKALPRAAPSTSQTIILNSDEEALATLQTALQAGQAILAPERLQPAMTQEHLIMTQEQSVPSQDEATYIQEIMTTADGQMVQHLVTAENQVQYIITQDGVQPLLPHEYVVLPEGHHLQVQDGQITHIQYEESGELVQEPQIQYVPVSPGQQLLTQAQLEAAAHSAVTVADAAMAQAQGPLSTDCSVDQIHQLQPGVHYDIITLAE
- the ZNF335 gene encoding zinc finger protein 335 isoform X1, yielding MLPPPRGPSPPPPTGPGKVPFSLSPLLAPPPLLLSPPTGGGPRRVGGGGGGGGGIAGTTFPSLLASLPGFPLPMAGGRRDPSPPSSEETRVSGPPHTHSAPSPSPRGMGFSSPLQDPHHFHPHPRPVFSAGGARERERERDTPKISGGGGSHQVFLLLSLLSVKTPRIDPGPFLLLHPDHKGQAVTRAGHPLPTRSVMEAENEVESSSDAAPRLGQQEEPSESGLGAETSEAVSADSSDAALLPVSLSEADDSGVGQSSDSRGVSLGEVPESSSSADAFPRVYLPDSSSVAQSTRVSSVSTVSQSVLASQSPQGLVHSSVLAEGVPVVSNSTASTSSDLGSTIDKIIESTIGPDVIQRCIAVTSEEDGGAQTTQYLILQGPDDGAPVMSRVASSALAHSLAAESPADGPTSTCAEHPVPLEAAELPPGPPDPSGEPDLDSLEELMEVVVVQQFKCKMCQYKSVSKQTLIHHMRERHFQSATATGTKRGRPRKRVLVPKTPDQGKRQQQQQEEEEEEEEDDDDIVDAGAIDDPKDDSDYNPAEDESRGRLAKLSRPLPTSSEQRLRRRPGRPRKIPRLEAPSPQEGGEEESVVSSQGGPRQVQQGSEAASSSDPGPTEGQRLVDPTVSQSDSENRDPSSQEEPEVLPRRRGRPSHRFLGKKYRKYMGRRYCYKSAKPLMRPYLCRICGSRFLTHDDLRFHVNSHEAGDPQLFRCLQCNYRSRRWSSLKEHMFNHVGRKPYKCEECDYTSVYKKDVIRHSVVHNCDRKKRADPPPKQSAFPCPVCDRVYPMQKRLTQHMKTHSSEKPHMCDKCGKSFKKRYTFKMHLLTHIQAVANRRFKCEFCDHVCEDKKLLLNHQLLHVNEKPFRCSLCSYATVREDFLLSHVAVKHTGGKPFACEFCHFTTKHKKNLRLHIQCRHAEHFEEWVHRHPEEPPCRRRPFFTLQQIEELKQQHSQGQAAVDMAAGAHPSQVAYQPAQSPPPPETPVLAQEPLEGATIIYEPDVEGSAELATQTALDLLLNMSSQRELPGGSTLEVSVVKADGLSKASEPQPGGEEAPGKVLTLHVMEQSEAYAEPALADGPSSSSSSPQQVNLPFSNTAEYSIMAAGEEAAGHTLCGEEESPQEAEQAVIRDPLNDDLVSPASAPEPREPRPSAKLSREKLGGGQATIRWPVVQCLTWPGRKAMAMLGPEDPEPATMPDRRTAVRRALCRVDSPKRVPDKAPAPKTFSCKICSETFPGRAEMEIHKRAHVGPGTFKCPDCPFTAASWPDIRSHREQHASLRPHKCQHCSFASKNKKDLRRHVLTHTNEKPFACHVCGQRFNRNGHLKFHLQRLHNTEGKALPRAAPSTSQTIILNSDEEALATLQTALQAGQAILAPERLQPAMTQEHLIMTQEQSVPSQDEATYIQEIMTTADGQMVQHLVTAENQVQYIITQDGVQPLLPHEYVVLPEGHHLQVQDGQITHIQYEESGELVQEPQIQYVPVSPGQQLLTQAQLEAAAHSAVTAVADAAMAQAQGPLSTDCSVDQIHQLQPGVHYDIITLAE
- the ZNF335 gene encoding zinc finger protein 335 isoform X2; its protein translation is MLPPPRGPSPPPPTGPGKVPFSLSPLLAPPPLLLSPPTGGGPRRVGGGGGGGGGIAGTTFPSLLASLPGFPLPMAGGRRDPSPPSSEETRVSGPPHTHSAPSPSPRGMGFSSPLQDPHHFHPHPRPVFSAGGARERERERDTPKISGGGGSHQVFLLLSLLSVKTPRIDPGPFLLLHPDHKGQAVTRAGHPLPTRSVMEAENEVESSSDAAPRLGQQEEPSESGLGAETSEAVSADSSDAALLPVSLSEADDSGVGQSSDSRGVSLGEVPESSSSADAFPRVYLPDSSSVAQSTRVSSVSTVSQSVLASQSPQGLVHSSVLAEGVPVVSNSTASTSSDLGSTIDKIIESTIGPDVIQRCIAVTSEEDGGAQTTQYLILQGPDDGAPVMSRVASSALAHSLAAESPADGPTSTCAEHPVPLEAAELPPGPPDPSGEPDLDSLEELMEVVVVQQFKCKMCQYKSVSKQTLIHHMRERHFQSATATGTKRGRPRKRVLVPKTPDQGKRQQQQQEEEEEEEEDDDDIVDAGAIDDPKDDSDYNPAEDESRGRLAKLSRPLPTSSEQRLRRRPGRPRKIPRLEAPSPQEGGEEESVVSSQGGPRQVQQGSEAASSSDPGPTEGQRLVDPTVSQSDSENRDPSSQEEPEVLPRRRGRPSHRFLGKKYRKYMGRRYCYKSAKPLMRPYLCRICGSRFLTHDDLRFHVNSHEAGDPQLFRCLQCNYRSRRWSSLKEHMFNHVGRKPYKCEECDYTSVYKKDVIRHSVVHNCDRKKRADPPPKQSAFPCPVCDRVYPMQKRLTQHMKTHSSEKPHMCDKCGKSFKKRYTFKMHLLTHIQAVANRRFKCEFCDHVCEDKKLLLNHQLLHVNEKPFRCSLCSYATVREDFLLSHVAVKHTGGKPFACEFCHFTTKHKKNLRLHIQCRHAEHFEEWVHRHPEEPPCRRRPFFTLQQIEELKQQHSQGQAAVDMAAGAHPSVAYQPAQSPPPPETPVLAQEPLEGATIIYEPDVEGSAELATQTALDLLLNMSSQRELPGGSTLEVSVVKADGLSKASEPQPGGEEAPGKVLTLHVMEQSEAYAEPALADGPSSSSSSPQQVNLPFSNTAEYSIMAAGEEAAGHTLCGEEESPQEAEQAVIRDPLNDDLVSPASAPEPREPRPSAKLSREKLGGGQATIRWPVVQCLTWPGRKAMAMLGPEDPEPATMPDRRTAVRRALCRVDSPKRVPDKAPAPKTFSCKICSETFPGRAEMEIHKRAHVGPGTFKCPDCPFTAASWPDIRSHREQHASLRPHKCQHCSFASKNKKDLRRHVLTHTNEKPFACHVCGQRFNRNGHLKFHLQRLHNTEGKALPRAAPSTSQTIILNSDEEALATLQTALQAGQAILAPERLQPAMTQEHLIMTQEQSVPSQDEATYIQEIMTTADGQMVQHLVTAENQVQYIITQDGVQPLLPHEYVVLPEGHHLQVQDGQITHIQYEESGELVQEPQIQYVPVSPGQQLLTQAQLEAAAHSAVTAVADAAMAQAQGPLSTDCSVDQIHQLQPGVHYDIITLAE